Below is a window of Microbacterium saperdae DNA.
TCACACTGCTGTTCCTCGCCTACCTCGCCGGAACCCTCTCGTCTCCATGGGCAGGGTCGCTCGCCTCGCGCTTCGGACGTTTTCCCGTGCTGCTCGTGTCGATCCTCGTGACCGCGTGTGGTGCGCTGCTGATGTTGATCCCGAGCACGCCACTCGTGATGGGTGGGCTGCTCCTTTTCACGGCCGGATTCTTCGGCGCCCATGCAGTGGCATCGGGGTGGACACCCGTGGCGGCCACGCCGCACACGCGCGCGCAGGCGTCGTCGCTGTACTACTTCGGCTACTACGCGGGGTCGAGCCTGTTCGGGTGGGCGCTCGGGCTGGTCTTCGGAGGGGCGAGCTGGACCTGGTTCGTCTTGTTGATCGTCGCGATGTGCGCGATGTCGGCAGGGATCGCGACGCTCGGGCTCCGCGCAGCACGGACCGGTCGGCCCTGACGGCGGCTGCACCGTGAGGGAGGTCTGTCAGAGTGGCAGGTATGAGTGAAGACCTTCTCGCGGCCTACGACGCCCAGCTCCGTACGAGCGCCGAGACCGCCCACGCACTGACGGTCCACGCCCACGGGCCGCTGCGTCTCGCTGTCTTCCCCGGCGGACGGGGCTTCGTCAGCTATTCGGATCTCGGCGGCGCGGATGCCGCGCAGATCGAACTGCTCATCGATGCGGCGCTCCGCCACTTCCGCGACCAGGACGGCATCACGTCCGTCGAGTGGAAGACGCGGGGACACGACCGGGCGCCCGGTCTGCAGGAGGCGCTCGAGACGCGAGGATTCGTCGCAGAGGAGACGGAATCCATCATGATCGGTGAGGCGGCGCTGCTCGCCCACGACGTCGCGATTCCCGACGGCGTCCGCATTCGGCGCGCACGCACCGAAGCAGACGTCTGGGCGATGGAGGAGATGCAGGGTCTCGTGTTCGATGACC
It encodes the following:
- a CDS encoding GNAT family N-acetyltransferase, producing the protein MSEDLLAAYDAQLRTSAETAHALTVHAHGPLRLAVFPGGRGFVSYSDLGGADAAQIELLIDAALRHFRDQDGITSVEWKTRGHDRAPGLQEALETRGFVAEETESIMIGEAALLAHDVAIPDGVRIRRARTEADVWAMEEMQGLVFDDPNWRVRAETTVRRIQEGDEVELWIAEAAGRVVSAGRLEPVAGTLFAGLWGGATVEPWRGRGIYRALTAQRARAALARGKRYLNSDSTEFSRPILERAGLVKVSTTTPYVWTPPSG